Below is a genomic region from Virgibacillus dokdonensis.
AAGTAAGTTGTTGTTTGTACTTATGCTTCCCTAACAATTAGAGTGAAAGGATAACAAGTTGTTTCTATTCCCCTTTAATTTATATGTATATTCTGTTACAATCCGATATGTACTTATAAATACAACAGATGGAGGAGTCATGATGAAATATATAAAGATATCCTTGATTTTAATTGCTTCAATAGTGTTTATTACTGCTTGCTCTAACAGTTCAGGTGATTCAAACAGTGAGGGTGAAAATGGTGAAACAGATAAGAGATGGCAAGAGGTAAAAGAAAAAGGAGAGTTAGTTGTTGGGACGTCCGGTACACTAATAGCAGCCTCCTATTATGATGGGGAAGAAGAAAGTGAGGAGCAATTGACGGGATATGATGTAGAAGTAATGCGTGAAGTTGCTAAGCGTTTAGATGTAGATATTTCGTTTGAAATTATGGGAATCGACAGCATGTTACCCGCCATTAAAAGTGGCAGAATTGATGTTGCAGCAAATGATATTGAAGCAACAGACAAGCGAAAAGAGTCCTTTAACTTTAGTGAGCCTTACAAATATTCTTATTCTACCATGGTAGTGCGAAAAGAAGATAATTCTGGAATTGAATCGCTAGAAGATTTAAAGGGGAAAATAGCTGGTGGTGGAGCCACTACTATATATAGTCAAATTGCCGAACATTTTGGCGCAGAAGTAAAAACGTACGGAAATGCTCCGAATGAGGCTTATTTACGTGATGTTCACAACGGTAGGTCAGATGTTATCGTAAACGATTATTATTTATCTAAATTTGGTGTCGCAGGATTTCCAGAGTTTGATATTCATCTTCATCCAGATTTAAAGTTTCACCCAACAGAACAAGCTGTAGTAATTCCAAAAGATGCAGACATGCTTACTGAAAAAATAAATGATGCTTTAGCTGCAATGAGAAAAGATGGGACGCTATCAGAGTTAGCTAAGAAATTCTATCAAGAAGATGCTTCTCAAAAACCTGAGGGTGATATACAAGAAATTGAAGGATTAGATTTATAATTCATATAAACGAATTTTTAATTAGTTGGGGTTTTCTTTCATCCGCACTAATTATTAATCGACCAGGGATATGACTTCAGCCTTTTATGAAAAAAGGCATTTAGGTGCTGTTACCTCCCACTTAGAATTTTCCCATACTAGTGGGAGTCTTATAGCGCTTTACACCCGGAATAACCGGTTTAGAAGCCATTTTTAAGGCCATCCACAGTATCTGGATGGCTTTGTTACAAAATAGGAGAGCTTTTACAAACAAACTCTTGTATATAAGCGATAGCTTTTCCTATACGTGTGACAGAAAGGGAGATGAATGGTGCAAACATTCCAATTTAGTGACATATTTGATGTTCAGTTAGCGATAGATAATCTTCCGTTTGTATTGAGCGGACTGCCAATGACTTTACTTGTCTCGGTTATTGGTATGCTATTGGGGCTTGTTTTAGGGCTATTGCTTGCTTTAGCGCGAAATGCTTCTTATTTTTTCTTGCGCTTACCTGCTAGATTATACATATCGTTTATGCGGGGGACGCCAATCCTTGTTTTTTTGTTCATTCTGTATTTTGGACTTCCGGTTATTGGGATTAAATTGACAGCATTCATGGCAGCTTGCTTAGGGTTTGGTTTAAATAGTGCTGCGTATATTGCTGAAATTGATCGTGCCTCGTTGAATAGTGTAGATAAAGGACAATGGGAATCAGCAAAAGCATTAAATTTAACTTATTGGCAGACGTTGCGAAAAGTTATCTTGCCACAAGCGACTAGAATTGCTATTCCACCATTAACAAATGTATTTATGGATTTAGTCAAAGCTACTTCGTTAGCAGCTGTGATTACGGTCCCAGAGCTGTTCCAAAAAACACAAATTGTTGCAGGTAGAGAATTTGATGCCATGACGATGTATATTCTCGTAGCGCTCATTTATTGGCCGCTATGTATCGTTATTGCTTTTATCCAAGAACGTTTAGAAGCACGCTTCAGTAAATATGTCGTGCATGAAGCAGTTTAAGTTTTTTTACTATAATATTTAAAGGTTTATCGTATAAGAAAATAAAAACTACAGCTTTTGCCAAGTATTATGGGGAAAGCTGTAGTTTTTCTAATCTAGGAAGTAAAAAGTTTAGTCTATCACAGTAATTGTAACTATGGTATATTTAGTATTTTGCTCATTGCATTAACCGTATGGAAAGGTAGTCGTTTTATTTAATGTGTCCAACTGCCGATGTACTTTGGGAAAATCTCCATCTCTAAACGAATGAACTGTTCCACTGCAAAGGATACTTTGCCACGTATATAGTTCGATTTATTAAAATTCCTTTGAAATCATACATAGTCTGATTTTAATTTACTCAGCTTAGCTTGTAATAATTTTTTAATCCTTTCCCTATATCTCCTTACAATGAGTTTATTGGGAGTAAATGTATAAATTTGTCAAATAGCTGAAGTTCACAATTATTCATAAGTCAATTATTACATTTTAAAGTTATCATTTATCGTGCCAACACTGAAACTGAAATCGCAATAAAATCCACTTATACTTCCATTGATTCAGAGTTGCCATACTTTAAAAACTTTCTCTTATATACGGCAACATTAAACCTTTTAAATATCTATTTCAAAGTGTACATTTTTGCTTAACATGTGTATGAACATTACAAGGTGATACGGACCCTTCCCCAAGGTTGGTGTAACTTTTCAAATGACAGATAATACTATACAATTAAAAAAAGGGTGTGAGTAAAATGAGTTTACCAAACGAAGAACTTGTCTCCTTAAAAAAATTTTACCAAATGCGGGAGCAGACCGATCAGCTCCTTGAATATATTGATGGCGTCGTTTACATGTCGCCCTCACCCTCCACCGTTCATCAACGGCTATCTATGCGATTAGCCGCGCAATTATATAACCTATTAGAAAGCGGTGATTGTGAGGTTTTCTCG
It encodes:
- a CDS encoding transporter substrate-binding domain-containing protein, which encodes MKYIKISLILIASIVFITACSNSSGDSNSEGENGETDKRWQEVKEKGELVVGTSGTLIAASYYDGEEESEEQLTGYDVEVMREVAKRLDVDISFEIMGIDSMLPAIKSGRIDVAANDIEATDKRKESFNFSEPYKYSYSTMVVRKEDNSGIESLEDLKGKIAGGGATTIYSQIAEHFGAEVKTYGNAPNEAYLRDVHNGRSDVIVNDYYLSKFGVAGFPEFDIHLHPDLKFHPTEQAVVIPKDADMLTEKINDALAAMRKDGTLSELAKKFYQEDASQKPEGDIQEIEGLDL
- a CDS encoding amino acid ABC transporter permease → MVQTFQFSDIFDVQLAIDNLPFVLSGLPMTLLVSVIGMLLGLVLGLLLALARNASYFFLRLPARLYISFMRGTPILVFLFILYFGLPVIGIKLTAFMAACLGFGLNSAAYIAEIDRASLNSVDKGQWESAKALNLTYWQTLRKVILPQATRIAIPPLTNVFMDLVKATSLAAVITVPELFQKTQIVAGREFDAMTMYILVALIYWPLCIVIAFIQERLEARFSKYVVHEAV